The following proteins are encoded in a genomic region of Pectinophora gossypiella chromosome 6, ilPecGoss1.1, whole genome shotgun sequence:
- the LOC126367761 gene encoding F-BAR domain only protein 2 has protein sequence MSVNFVDYFANEHNGYDILYQNMKYGLIASKELSEYLRERSNIEESNSKLLAKLAKQANGNCAQGTFAPFWGVLKCSAEKLSNLHQHMFQKVSELVKDVARYADDLHKKHKAVKDSESSTLEVVLLIQNTKQALQKATDVYTSKAAELEKLRKDNASAKDLEKAESKLKKLHEDHRQLLEKYNLVKQDFEKKMTQTCKHFQDVEEAHLKQMKQFVNTYTEIIQNNHDLMGQVHRDFKHQCLELTVEKLLEQFLIEKYTAIEKANLVELPSLPKPGSANNSISEADQISTVSNGSHKPAQPAKAPKKEQSFASKTLRSTRTTSLLNLFTPNFQSKDEPSGSIEGPAPCSAPSSPSGTPATPVAPDKDDNMGRTTLRESKWFLRSRRTKSKPKKSKKKKDEISENSNAGEKSDLEEKEEEVPVKEDLNSPEVDEEGYCIRPKDEKGSAYSTSDSDSEEERDQKIHVEIKPISNGSAPMSASVDELRATVENISLYKIGTHRRGSNANASKASSDLLDLNFFQSPSASNPTSPHGNVSNPYAPLQANQSHLLESPTPISTADVGDLFSEVGDMGQSAVRTSTPTISTISLPRPPSRRSEGDFRTAGSSGSRGPSPLTIGMADTIPLAVAFHEIIHSYFRGTEESKCQVKMSGDMMLSFPTGIVGVLANNPNPAKLCFRLKNIHRLDNVLPNKQLISINTMMSTRDTTVVDFNMPALTALLRRQSEKNPTAQYFNVDILKYQIRPKAGAASCPFQLVAYWKCEQDHTDLKVDYKYNLHAMSPPSPLLNVSVCVPMNGEVKNVIAMPKNIWNGENEQALWRFTELSQHSDDRGVGSLRARFELDKGPSSKGTISAQFNCEGATLSGIEFELVGSGYRLSLVKRRFVSGKYICDSEVH, from the coding sequence ATGAGTGTCAACTTTGTAGATTATTTCGCCAACGAGCACAATGGATATGATATCTtatatcaaaacatgaaatacgGACTCATAGCGAGCAAAGAACTTTCCGAGTACCTTAGAGAGAGGTCCAACATAGAGGAGTCGAACTCTAAATTACTAGCCAAGCTAGCGAAACAAGCTAATGGTAATTGCGCGCAGGGCACTTTCGCGCCGTTCTGGGGCGTACTCAAGTGCTCCGCGGAAAAGCTGTCTAATTTGCACCAGCATATGTTCCAAAAAGTAAGCGAACTGGTCAAAGATGTGGCCAGGTATGCTGATGATTTGCACAAGAAACATAAGGCAGTGAAAGACTCTGAATCCAGCACATTAGAAGTAGTTCTTCTCATACAGAACACAAAACAAGCTTTGCAGAAGGCCACAGATGTCTACACAAGTAAGGCTGCTGAGCTAGAGAAGCTTCGCAAAGATAATGCATCTGCCAAGGACCTTGAAAAGGCTGAATCAAAACTGAAGAAGTTACATGAGGACCACAGACAACTTCTAGAGAAGTATAACTTGGTGAAACAGGAttttgaaaagaaaatgacTCAGACCTGCAAACATTTCCAAGATGTTGAGGAAGCTCATTTGAAACAAATGAAGCAGTTTGTAAATACGTACACAGAGATTATTCAGAACAATCATGACCTCATGGGACAGGTCCACAGAGATTTCAAACATCAATGTCTCGAATTAACAGTTGAGAAACTATTAGAACAGTTTCTGATAGAGAAATACACTGCAATTGAGAAGGCCAACTTGGTGGAATTGCCTTCACTACCAAAGCCAGGGTCAGCTAACAACTCCATATCTGAGGCAGATCAGATATCTACTGTCTCTAACGGGTCTCACAAACCTGCCCAGCCAGCTAAGGCACCTAAGAAGGAGCAGTCATTTGCCAGCAAAACTCTAAGATCTACCAGGACAACATCTCTGTTAAACCTGTTCACACCAAACTTTCAGAGTAAAGATGAGCCTAGTGGTAGCATTGAGGGCCCAGCACCGTGCTCCGCGCCATCGAGCCCAAGTGGCACACCAGCTACGCCAGTAGCTCCCGACAAAGATGACAATATGGGACGCACTACTCTACGCGAATCAAAATGGTTCTTGCGCAGTAGGCGTACCAAGTCCAAGCCTAAAAAatcaaagaagaagaaagatgaAATATCAGAGAACTCTAATGCTGGGGAAAAGTCTGATTTGGAAGAAAAAGAGGAAGAAGTTCCAGTCAAAGAAGACTTGAATTCCCCAGAAGTAGATGAGGAAGGCTACTGTATCAGGCCAAAAGACGAAAAGGGGAGTGCATATTCTACATCAGACTCAGATTCTGAAGAGGAAAGGGATCAAAAGATTCATGTAGAAATCAAACCTATAAGCAATGGTAGTGCTCCTATGTCGGCGAGCGTGGATGAGCTTAGGGCGACAGTAGAAAACATCTCCCTGTATAAAATCGGCACACATAGACGTGGCTCGAATGCGAACGCTAGTAAAGCAAGTAGCGATTTATTGGATCTGAATTTCTTCCAAAGTCCATCAGCTAGCAACCCTACTTCGCCGCATGGCAATGTCTCGAATCCTTATGCGCCGTTACAGGCTAACCAGTCGCATTTACTTGAAAGTCCGACTCCCATATCGACTGCAGACGTCGGCGATCTATTCTCTGAAGTAGGCGATATGGGCCAGTCCGCTGTTCGGACGTCCACCCCCACGATATCTACGATCTCACTCCCGCGTCCTCCGTCACGGCGATCAGAGGGAGATTTCCGAACGGCCGGTTCTTCAGGCTCGCGCGGCCCCTCGCCTCTCACAATAGGCATGGCCGACACAATACCGTTAGCTGTCGCGTTCCACGAGATTATACACTCGTATTTCCGAGGTACAGAAGAGTCTAAATGTCAAGTGAAAATGTCGGGCGATATGATGCTGTCCTTCCCCACCGGTATAGTCGGCGTACTCGCCAACAATCCCAACCCGGCTAAACTCTGCTTTAGACTGAAGAACATCCACAGGTTAGATAATGTTCTGCCGAATAAACAGCTGATTAGCATCAACACTATGATGTCAACGCGCGACACGACTGTCGTGGACTTTAACATGCCAGCGTTAACGGCCCTATTGAGACGTCAGTCAGAAAAGAACCCTACAGCTCAGTATTTCAACGTAGATATTCTTAAGTATCAGATACGTCCGAAAGCGGGCGCTGCGTCATGTCCGTTCCAACTGGTCGCGTATTGGAAATGCGAGCAAGACCACACCGATTTGAAGGTGGATTATAAGTACAATCTGCACGCGATGAGCCCGCCTTCGCCTCTGCTGAACGTGTCGGTGTGTGTCCCGATGAATGGCGAGGTGAAAAACGTGATAGCGATGCCGAAAAACATTTGGAACGGGGAAAACGAGCAGGCGTTGTGGAGATTTACAGAGTTGTCCCAGCACTCGGATGACCGTGGTGTGGGATCATTACGGGCGCGTTTTGAGTTGGATAAAGGCCCGTCGTCGAAGGGTACTATCTCCGCCCAGTTCAACTGCGAGGGCGCCACGCTCTCGGGCATCGAGTTCGAGCTGGTCGGCAGCGGTTACCGGCTGTCGCTCGTCAAGCGCCGCTTCGTCTCCGGCAAATATATTTGTGATAGTGAAGTGCACTGA